One window from the genome of Grus americana isolate bGruAme1 chromosome 2, bGruAme1.mat, whole genome shotgun sequence encodes:
- the LRATD2 gene encoding protein LRATD2, which translates to MGNQVEKLTHLNYKEVPTADPTGMDRDEGPRIGVSYIFSNDDDDLEQQQDSVHDLGGEHPALQPYDPQLHEVECSVYYRDECIYQKSFSEEDTLPEEGDEGGGGHLSTYTPENLLNRCKPGDLVEFVCQAQYPHWVVYVGDFQVVHLHRLEVVNSFLTDASQGRRGRIANRLYRYKPLSPAVVVRNALEQVGCKDRDLSWRNSECFAAWCRYGKREFKIGGELRIGKQPYRLQIRLGDKRSHTLEFQSLEDLIMEKRRNDQIGRAAVIQELSSHLQAAEEEEEEEEDHHHPGAQTAVE; encoded by the coding sequence ATGGGGAACCAGGTGGAGAAGCTGACCCATCTGAACTACAAGGAAGTTCCCACGGCCGACCCGACAGGTATGGACAGAGATGAAGGGCCCAGGATCGGGGTCTCGTACATCTTTtcaaatgatgatgatgacctggagcagcagcaggattcAGTGCACGACTTGGGGGGTGAGCACCCTGCCTTGCAGCCCTACGATCCCCAGCTGCATGAGGTGGAGTGCTCAGTCTATTACCGGGACGAGTGTATTTACCAGAAGAGCTTTTCTGAGGAGGACACACTGCCGGAGGAGGGTGAtgaaggtgggggggggcatCTGAGCACCTACACCCCGGAGAACCTGCTGAATAGATGCAAACCAGGTGACTTGGTGGAGTTTGTGTGCCAGGCCCAGTATCCACACTGGGTGGTCTATGTCGGGGATTTTCAAGTTGTGCACCTGCATAGGCTCGAGGTGGTGAACAGCTTCCTCACCGATGCCAGCCAGGGCAGACGGGGCCGCATTGCCAACCGGCTGTACCGCTACAAACCCCTCAGCCCGGCTGTGGTGGTGCGCAATGCCCTGGAGCAGGTGGGTTGCAAAGACCGGGACTTGAGCTGGAGAAACTCTGAGTGTTTTGCTGCCTGGTGCCGGTACGGCAAGCGGGAGTTTAAAATCGGCGGGGAGCTGCGCATAGGCAAGCAGCCCTACCGATTGCAGATCCGGCTGGGTGACAAGCGCAGCCACACGCTGGAGTTTCAGAGCCTGGAGGATCTGATtatggagaagaggagaaatgacCAGATTGGTAGGGCTGCTGTGATCCAGGAGCTCTCCAGccacctgcaggcagcagaggaggaggaagaggaggaggaagaccaTCATCATCCAGGTGCTCAGACTGCTGTGGAGTAG